Proteins from one Halovivax limisalsi genomic window:
- a CDS encoding MATE family efflux transporter gives MFDVDQEDITGGPIARTLLVLAAPLLVQNVVQVLQQLIDTLWLGRYSWKAVAAVGLNFPLVTVLGVVAIGAMVGTQVLVSQRVGADDGAGARRATVNGIGVGVIAGLVAGLATFGLADEIVSIFDTDGSTAEFAAEYLAVYALIFPILAGSDVLEGGFVGWGDTRAALYVNVLAVAVNVVVDPFLIFGWGPVPELGVAGAALATGIGYGCGFALALAMFVRGRDGFRLTRDVLVVDRGDVREIVDIGWPTAGQHGVSQSARVAMVWLVAAVGGEPALAAYTVGARVASVAFVPAMGLQKAAQSMVGQNLGAERPNRARRTTWVGVALAAGALTVVGAVQLLFPEPIAAFTVPDATAAEIELAAEYLVILAVGYWAIGATYLLQAGFNGARRTRTSMIASLAQYWLLRLPIALALAYPLGMGIQGIFWAVTVSNVLLAVVLGAYYHYETREGMNQQAVAATAAD, from the coding sequence ATGTTCGACGTCGACCAGGAGGATATCACGGGCGGGCCCATCGCCCGGACACTGCTCGTGCTGGCCGCCCCGCTGCTCGTCCAGAACGTCGTGCAGGTGCTCCAGCAGCTGATCGACACGCTCTGGCTCGGTCGCTACAGCTGGAAGGCCGTCGCCGCCGTCGGGCTCAACTTCCCGCTCGTGACGGTGCTCGGCGTCGTCGCGATCGGCGCCATGGTCGGCACGCAGGTGCTCGTCTCCCAGCGCGTCGGCGCCGACGACGGTGCGGGCGCGCGTCGCGCGACGGTCAACGGGATCGGAGTCGGTGTGATCGCCGGGCTGGTCGCCGGCCTCGCGACGTTCGGCCTCGCGGACGAGATCGTATCCATCTTCGATACGGACGGTTCGACGGCCGAGTTCGCCGCCGAGTACCTCGCGGTCTACGCGCTCATATTTCCGATTCTCGCCGGGAGCGACGTCCTCGAAGGCGGGTTCGTCGGCTGGGGCGACACGCGGGCGGCCCTCTACGTCAACGTCCTCGCGGTCGCCGTCAACGTCGTCGTCGACCCGTTTCTCATCTTCGGCTGGGGGCCGGTTCCCGAACTCGGGGTGGCCGGCGCCGCGCTCGCGACCGGGATCGGCTACGGCTGCGGCTTCGCGCTGGCGCTTGCGATGTTCGTCCGCGGCCGCGACGGCTTCCGACTCACGAGAGACGTCCTCGTCGTCGATCGCGGCGACGTCCGCGAGATCGTCGATATCGGCTGGCCGACGGCCGGTCAGCACGGCGTCAGCCAGTCCGCCCGTGTCGCGATGGTCTGGCTCGTCGCGGCCGTCGGCGGCGAGCCGGCGCTGGCGGCCTACACCGTCGGCGCCCGCGTCGCGAGCGTGGCCTTCGTTCCCGCGATGGGGTTGCAGAAGGCCGCACAGAGCATGGTCGGCCAGAACCTCGGCGCGGAACGGCCCAACCGGGCCAGGCGGACCACCTGGGTCGGCGTCGCGCTCGCGGCCGGCGCGCTGACGGTCGTCGGCGCCGTCCAGCTCCTGTTTCCCGAACCAATCGCCGCGTTCACCGTCCCCGACGCGACGGCGGCCGAGATCGAACTCGCCGCCGAGTACCTGGTCATCCTCGCGGTGGGCTACTGGGCCATCGGTGCCACGTACCTGCTGCAAGCCGGATTCAACGGCGCCAGGCGCACCCGGACGAGCATGATCGCCTCGCTGGCCCAGTACTGGCTCCTGCGCCTGCCGATCGCGCTCGCGCTCGCCTACCCGCTCGGGATGGGGATCCAGGGCATCTTCTGGGCGGTCACCGTCTCGAACGTCCTGCTGGCCGTCGTGCTCGGCGCCTACTACCACTACGAGACCCGCGAGGGGATGAACCAGCAGGCCGTGGCGGCGACGGCCGCCGATTGA
- the lipA gene encoding lipoyl synthase — MSRARKPDWLKMRPPSGREFAGIRETLREHDLHTVCEEANCPNLGECWSGRGSSSEGGTATFMLMGDRCSRACNFCDVRTGGMEPLDPDEPENVASAIAEIGLDYVVLTSVDRDDLPDQGAGHFAETIREIKDRHPGILVEVLIPDFQGEERLVRKIIDAEPDVIAHNVETVERLQFPVRDRRAGYEQSLGVLEQVDRESDVYTKTSIMLGHGEYDHEVYQTLADCRERGVDIVTLGQYLQPSRNHLDVKRYDHPDKYETWRRVAEDELGFLYCASGPMVRSSYKAGELFVDAVLREGSSVEEARAAARASSPESTVGGD, encoded by the coding sequence ATGAGCCGCGCCCGCAAGCCCGATTGGCTGAAGATGCGGCCGCCGTCGGGCCGGGAGTTCGCGGGGATTCGCGAGACGCTCCGCGAGCACGATCTTCACACCGTTTGCGAGGAGGCCAACTGTCCGAACCTCGGTGAATGCTGGTCCGGGCGAGGGTCCTCGAGCGAGGGCGGCACGGCCACGTTCATGCTGATGGGCGATCGGTGCTCGCGCGCCTGCAACTTCTGCGACGTACGCACGGGCGGAATGGAGCCGCTCGACCCGGACGAACCCGAGAACGTCGCGAGCGCGATCGCCGAGATCGGCCTCGACTACGTCGTCCTCACGTCCGTCGATCGCGACGATCTTCCCGACCAGGGGGCGGGCCACTTCGCCGAGACGATCCGCGAGATCAAGGATCGCCATCCGGGGATCCTCGTGGAGGTTCTCATTCCCGATTTCCAGGGCGAGGAACGCCTCGTCCGGAAGATCATCGACGCCGAGCCGGACGTCATCGCGCACAACGTCGAGACCGTCGAGCGCCTGCAGTTCCCCGTGCGAGACCGTCGCGCGGGCTACGAGCAGAGCCTCGGCGTTCTGGAGCAGGTCGACCGCGAGTCCGACGTCTACACCAAGACCTCGATCATGCTCGGCCACGGCGAGTACGACCACGAGGTCTACCAGACGCTGGCCGACTGCCGCGAGCGCGGCGTCGACATCGTCACGCTGGGTCAGTACCTGCAACCCTCGCGGAATCACCTGGACGTCAAGCGCTACGACCACCCCGACAAGTACGAGACCTGGCGCCGCGTCGCCGAGGACGAACTCGGCTTTCTGTACTGCGCCAGCGGGCCGATGGTCCGATCCTCGTACAAGGCCGGCGAACTGTTCGTCGACGCCGTGTTGCGCGAGGGCTCGTCCGTCGAGGAGGCGCGAGCGGCCGCCCGGGCGTCGAGTCCGGAGTCCACCGTCGGCGGCGACTGA